One window of the Triticum dicoccoides isolate Atlit2015 ecotype Zavitan chromosome 3B, WEW_v2.0, whole genome shotgun sequence genome contains the following:
- the LOC119278956 gene encoding probable E3 ubiquitin-protein ligase RHC2A: MDRWAATAAGPAAAGVTGTLPSYWCYSCERFVRTAGDAGLVCPGCDGGFLEQMDAPPPPRRAAAPSAFLRRRAAEAPTEVRPRRGRRGGASGDRSGSPYNPVIVLRRSAAPPGDEAPGATSSFELFYDDGAGSGLRPLPESMSDFLMGSGFERLLEQLAQIEAGGFGAVRPCDNPPASKAAVESMPTVVVAACHVGADSHCAVCKEAFELGDEAREMPCGHMYHQDCILPWLALRNSCPVCRHELPTDVARPAPASDLGAADDQGSNTGAEAGSEEETTVGLTIWRLPGGGFAVGRFAGGRRAGERELPVVYTEVDGGFNNGGAPRRISWSSRGSRSSQRGVIRRMFNNMFACFGRTHSTNVTRASSSRSEWSSVFTRGLRSRSTSWRSQDSHADAIAR; encoded by the coding sequence ATGGATCGCTGGGCGGCCACGGCTGCcggcccggcggcggcgggggtgacgGGGACGCTGCCGTCCTACTGGTGCTACAGCTGCGAGCGGTTCGTGCGCACGGCGGGGGACGCCGGGCTGGTCTGCCCCGGCTGCGACGGCGGCTTCCTGGAGCAGatggacgcgccgccgccgccgcgcagggccgccgcgccctccgccttcctccgccgccgcgccgcggAGGCGCCCACCGAGGTCCGGCCCCGCCGCGGCCGGCGCGGCGGCGCCTCGGGGGACCGCTCGGGGTCCCCCTACAACCCGGTCATCGTGCTCCGGCGCTCCGCGGCCCCGCCCGGCGACGAGGCCCCCGGCGCCACCAGCAGCTTCGAGCTCTTCTACGACGACGGCGCCGGATCCGGCCTCCGCCCGCTGCCCGAGAGCATGTCCGACTTCCTCATGGGGTCCGGCTTCGAGCGCCTCCTCGAGCAGCTCGCCCAGATCGAGGCCGGCGGCTTCGGCGCCGTCCGCCCCTGCGACAACCCGCCGGCCTCCAAGGCCGCCGTCGAGTCCATGCccaccgtcgtcgtcgccgcctgcCACGTCGGCGCCGACTCCCACTGCGCCGTCTGCAAGGAGGCCTTCGAGCTAGGCGACGAGGCCCGGGAGATGCCCTGCGGCCACATGTACCACCAGGACTGCATCCTGCCGTGGCTCGCGCTGCGCAACTCGTGCCCCGTGTGCCGGCACGAGCTGCCCACGGACGTGGCGCGGCCTGCTCCTGCGAGCGACCTGGGCGCCGCCGACGACCAGGGCAGCAACACCGGGGCTGAGGCTGGCAGCGAGGAGGAGACGACGGTGGGGTTGACGATTTGGCGGCTCCCTGGAGGAGGCTTTGCCGTCGGGAGGTTCGCTGGTGGCCGGAGGGCCGGCGAGAGGGAGCTCCCAGTTGTCTACACCGAGGTGGACGGCGGTTTCAACAATGGCGGTGCACCGAGGAGGATCTCATGGTCATCAAGAGGGAGCCGTTCGTCGCAGAGGGGAGTTATTAGACGCATGTTCAACAACATGTTTGCTTGCTTTGGGCGCACCCATTCGACCAATGTGACTCGAGCCTCATCCTCGAGGTCGGAGTGGAGCTCGGTTTTCACCCGTGGTCTGAGGAGCCGCAGCACAAGCTGGAGATCCCAAGATAGCCACGCCGATGCGATCGCCAGGTGA
- the LOC119278957 gene encoding zinc transporter 1-like, with translation MAKMARSTRRMSNLNSTLLLLSLLLLTCFFQQASGHGGVDHGDGDEDDEGHHGDVGVRGGGLRSRGLIAVKVWCLVILLVFTFLGGVSPYFYRWNEAFLLLGTQFAAGIFLGTALMHFLAGSTSTFNALTHSPYPFSFMLACAGFLLTMLSDVAIVAVANRQRVNQAAPIQKDAEEEGESTSAGPVAAHAHPMLMTATSSFEDAILLIFALCFHSIFEGIAIGVSATKGEAWRNLWTIGLHKIFAAVAMGIALLRMIPKRPFLMTVLYSLAFAVSSPVGVGIGIAIDATAEGPAADWTYAISMGIATGIFVYVAINHLMARGYRPQQPNYFDKPIFKFLGVLTGVAVMAVVMIWD, from the exons ATGGCGAAGATGGCAAGGTCGACGAGGAGGATGTCTAATCTCAATAGCACCTTGCTGCTGCTATCGCTGCTGCTGCTTACCTGCTTCTTCCAGCAGGCCAGCGGCCATGGCGGCGTCGACCATGGTgacggcgatgaggacgacgagggCCACCACGGCGACGTGGGCGTCCGCGGTGGCGGGCTCCGGTCCAGGGGCCTCATCGCCGTGAAGGTGTGGTGCCTGGTGATCCTGCTGGTGTTCACCTTCCTGGGCGGCGTGTCCCCCTACTTCTACCGCTGGAACGAGGCCTTCCTGCTCCTCGGCACCCAGTTCGCCGCCGGCATCTTCCTCGGCACCGCGCTCATGCACTTCCTCGCCGGCTCCACCTCCACCTTCAACGCCCTCACCCACAGCCCCTACCCCTTCTCCTTCATGCTCGCCTGCGCCGGCTTCCTCCTCACCATGCTCAGTGACGTCGCCATCGTCGCCGTCGCCAACAGGCAGAGGGTCAACCAGGCGGCGCCCATCCAGAAAGACGCGGAGGAGGAGGGCGAGTCAACGTCGGCGGGGCCGGTGGCGGCGCACGCGCACCCTATGCTCATGACGGCGACGTCGTCGTTCGAGGATGCGATCCTCCTCATCTTCGCGCTCTGCTTCCACTCCATCTTCGAGGGGATCGCCATAGGCGTTTCGG CGACGAAGGGCGAGGCATGGAGGAACCTCTGGACGATCGGGCTCCACAAGATCTTTGCGGCGGTGGCCATGGGCATTGCGCTCCTCCGAATGATCCCCAAGCGCCCGTTTCTCATGACGGTGCTCTACTCGCTGGCGTTCGCCGTGTCAAGCCCGGTTGGGGTGGGCATCGGAATCGCCATCGACGCCACGGCGGAGGGCCCGGCGGCAGACTGGACATACGCCATCTCCATGGGGATCGCCACGGGGATCTTCGTCTACGTCGCCATAAACCACCTCATGGCCAGGGGGTACCGCCCACAGCAACCAAATTACTTCGACAAGCCCATCTTCAAGTTCCTCGGTGTGCTCACCGGCGTCGCTGTCATGGCCGTGGTCATGATATGGGACTGA